Within Aquisphaera giovannonii, the genomic segment GGGGCGCCAGGTTGGACGAGGCGGCCCGCGGCTATCTGGGCCGGATGCTCGACGCCGCTGCGAGGATGCGGGTGCTGATCGACGACTTGCTCGACTTCGCCCGCGTCGCGACGAATCCCCGGCCCCCCCGGCTCGTCGAGCTGAACCGGGTCGCCGCGAGGTGCTCGCCGACCTGGAGGTGCAGGTCGAGGGGATGGGGGCCCGGGTGGAGGTCGGGGAGTTGCCGACCGTCGTGGCCGACCCGGCCCAGATGCGCGGCCGGCTGCTGCAGAACCTGCTCAGCAATGCGCTGAAGTTCCGCCGGGCGGGCGAGCTGGCCGTGGTGCGCGTCTTCGACCCGGACGCCGGCGACCGCCGCGGGGCGACCCGCCGGATCGCGGTCCAGGACGAGGGCATCGGCTTCGATCCCAAGTTCGCCGAGAAGATCTTCGGCCTGTTCGAGCGGCTGCACGGCCGGGGGGCCTATGAGGGCACGGCGTCGGCCTGGCCCTCTGCCGGCGGATCGTCCGCAGAACGGGGGCCGGATCCACGCGACCGGCGATCCGGGCCGGGGGGCGACGTTTCGTCGTCGAGCTGCCGGCCGGCGGGACAGGAGGGCAGCTCCAGGATGCCTGACGCCACGCGGAAGATCACGATCCTGATGGCCGACGACGACCCCGATGACCGGGATTTCGCCCGCCGGGCGCTCTCGCAGAGCCGGCTGACCAATGACCTGCGCTGCGTCGAGGACGGCCAGGAGTTGCTGGATTACCTGGGCCGCCGCGGCCGCTATGCGCCCGAAGGGTCGGCCCCGAGGCCGGGCTTGATCCTGCTGGACCTGAACATGCCCGGCGTCGACGGCCGCGAGGCGTTGCAGGTGATCAAGGCCGACCCGACGCTGCGGCAGATCCCGGTGGTGATCCTGACGACCTCACGGGCGGAGGAGGACATCTTCAGGTCGTACGACCTGGGGGCCAACTCGTTCATCACCAAGCCGGTGAGCTTGGCCGGCCTGGTCGAGGTGATGCGCGACCTGGGCCACTATTGGTTCGAGATCGTCGAACTATCGGGCGGCGACGAAACCCGGCAGCCGTAGCGGCCGCCGCCCGGTCGTGGCCGCGTCGCGCGGCGGCTCGAATCGGCCGGCGGGGGGACCCGGAGCCCCCCCGGCGTCCGCAGGTCGGAGGCGGTCATCCGAGCGGGACGCCGGACTCGTTCAGGGCGGGCGCCGCCTCGTCGAGGAACATCGCCACCACCCCCGGGTCCAGGTGGGAGCCCGCCAGCGACCGGAGGTGCGACCGGGCCTGCTCCGGCGGCCACGCGCGGCGGTAGGGCCGGGCGTGCGTCAGCGCGTCCCAGATGTCCACCGCCGCGA encodes:
- a CDS encoding response regulator, coding for MPDATRKITILMADDDPDDRDFARRALSQSRLTNDLRCVEDGQELLDYLGRRGRYAPEGSAPRPGLILLDLNMPGVDGREALQVIKADPTLRQIPVVILTTSRAEEDIFRSYDLGANSFITKPVSLAGLVEVMRDLGHYWFEIVELSGGDETRQP
- a CDS encoding HD-GYP domain-containing protein; protein product: MGGDARSTPAWPAMLGPIEAGGPALDIPLCHHERWDGTGYPRGLAGEAIPLAARAFAAVDIWDALTHARPYRRAWPPEQARSHLRSLAGSHLDPGVVAMFLDEAAPALNESGVPLG